A genomic stretch from Desulfotignum balticum DSM 7044 includes:
- a CDS encoding proline racemase family protein, giving the protein MNFTHSITTVDTHTMGEPTRVVTAGMAHIPGNQMIDKKNWLSEHRDHIRQMLMLEPRGHQDMFGAILTEPVTDEADAGVIFMDSGGYLDMCGHGSMGAVVVLLETGMLSGDIQEKSNLRTLALDTPAGLIHARAVIKDNRVTSVTIQNRDSFFCESMEIELDAIGKVPVDIAYGGNYFALVNADHLNLPVTRVHIDALKALGLAIRDAVNQRFHFSHPVSGQLASVALTEIYENTDPPRNIVVFGTGQVDRSPCGTGTSAKMAFLHHKGRLKPEEPYAYQSVFGTQFMGKILRETRVGDRPAIVPEITGNAWITGFHQFVVDATDPYAFGFNIQAT; this is encoded by the coding sequence ATGAATTTTACTCACAGCATCACCACGGTTGACACGCACACCATGGGCGAACCCACCCGGGTGGTCACCGCCGGCATGGCGCATATTCCCGGAAACCAGATGATCGATAAAAAAAACTGGCTGTCTGAACACCGGGATCATATCCGGCAGATGCTCATGCTGGAACCCCGGGGTCACCAGGACATGTTCGGGGCCATTCTCACGGAACCGGTCACAGACGAAGCTGATGCCGGCGTGATCTTCATGGACAGCGGCGGATATCTGGACATGTGCGGCCACGGCAGCATGGGGGCTGTGGTGGTGCTTCTGGAAACCGGGATGCTGTCCGGAGACATTCAGGAAAAAAGCAACCTCCGGACCCTGGCTTTGGATACCCCGGCCGGCCTGATCCATGCCCGGGCTGTGATTAAAGACAACCGGGTGACCAGCGTCACCATCCAAAACCGGGACTCTTTTTTTTGTGAATCCATGGAGATCGAGCTGGATGCCATCGGCAAAGTCCCGGTGGATATTGCTTATGGCGGCAATTATTTTGCCCTGGTCAATGCCGATCACCTGAACCTGCCGGTGACACGTGTCCATATCGATGCATTGAAAGCCCTGGGGCTGGCCATTCGCGATGCGGTGAATCAGCGATTCCACTTTAGTCATCCTGTTTCAGGCCAGCTGGCCTCCGTGGCATTGACCGAAATTTATGAAAACACGGATCCCCCCCGGAACATCGTGGTGTTCGGAACCGGGCAGGTGGACCGATCCCCCTGCGGCACCGGCACCAGCGCCAAAATGGCGTTTCTGCATCATAAAGGTCGGCTCAAACCGGAAGAACCCTATGCCTACCAAAGTGTATTCGGCACCCAGTTTATGGGAAAAATTTTAAGGGAAACCAGGGTGGGAGACCGGCCCGCCATTGTGCCGGAAATCACCGGCAATGCCTGGATCACCGGATTTCATCAATTTGTGGTGGATGCCACCGACCCATACGCATTCGGATTCAACATCCAGGCGACCTGA